A region of the Verrucomicrobiia bacterium genome:
GGGAATCAGTTGAGAATGCCTGAAACCGGCGATGCCGAAAAGCAAGGGGCTCCGGGCACAACACCCGCAACTCCGCGCGTTTCTGACCTGGTGGCGGTGCGCATCGAAGACCCGAAGCTTTGCCCAAGATATGCCGCCCGGGTAATTCAGGGGGTGAGCATCGCGCCGAGCCCGGATTGGTTGCGAAACACCCTCGAAATGGTTGGCGTGCGGAGCATCAATAACGTGGTTGATGTGACCAATTACGTCATGCTCGAAACCGGCCAACCGCTGCACGCGTTCGATTATCATCTGCTGGCCACGACAGGCTCGATGCCGGCAATTGTTGTCCGGCGGGCGCGCGAGGGCGAGAAATTCATCACACTCGATGGGCAGGAGCGCGCGCTAACCTCCGAGATGCTTTTAATCGCGGATGAAACCAAGCCCGTCGCCCTGGCTGGAGTTATGGGCGGGCAAAACAGCGAGATTCATCTCAATACCAAGGATGTCCTGATCGAGAGCGCCTATTTCAAGCCCCAGAACATCCGGGCGACATCGAAGAAGCTGGAACTGCGCACCGAATCCTCGTATCGCTTCGAGCGCGGCGGTGATGTGAGTATTTGCGACTGGGCCAGCCGTCGCGCCGCGCATCTGATTGTTCAAACGGCGGGAGGGACCCTCGCCGCAGGTGTCGTTGATGCATACCCCAAACCTGCCGCATTAAGAGATGTGCGGCTGCGCCACGAAAAGGTCAATGCGCTGCTGGGGACTACTCTCTCACCCGAACAGATCGAGGAATACATGGGCCAGCTTGAGTTAAAACCATTTGGCCGCAAACCGCGTCCGGTGGGGGCGCCCCAGAGCCCGCTTGAGCCGTCGAGCTTCCGCATACCCAGTTTCCGGGTGGACCTCAAGCGGGAGGTTGATCTCATTGAAGAGGTTGCCAGGCTGTATGGTGTGGATAAAATCCCGGCCACTCCACCCAGAGGAGCGCTGGGCTCCAATCCCTATGATTCGGTCCATGACGAACTATCCGGAGTCCGGCAAATCCTCACCGGATTAGGCCTCTTTGAGGCGCAGGGCCAGACGCTCATTTCCGATGCCGCCGCGCGTTTGGTGGCAACTGAGGGGATAGTGCCGCTGGCAAATCCACTGAGCAGCGACATGAATGTGCTTCGCCCGAGTTTGCTGCCCGGCTTGCTCGAGGCCTTGCGGCACAACTCGAATCACCATAACCATGAAGTGGCCTTGTTCGAGATGGGCCGGGTCTTCTCGAATGCGGCTTCGGCGCCGAGCTCAACCAGCGGTCCCGCCGGTGCGCCAGCCGCAGAGGTCCGCGAAGAACGGCGCCTGGCTGTGGCCCTCACCGGGCGGCGCAACCCGCTTTTCTGGACCGGCGCCGAGCGTGAAGAAAAACTCGATGCCTACGACTTGAAAGGCGTGCTTGAGCAGTTTTTCGAGCAATTCGGGTTACGCGGCGTGAGCTACGCCCGGCGCGCCGAAAGCTCCGCAGTGTTTATCGAATCTGCTACGATAACGCTGGGTAGGTTCCAGCTCGGCGAGTTGGGCCAACTGCGTCCGGCATTGGCGAAAGCTTATGACTTGCGTGATCCCGTTTTGCTGGCCGAGTTGAATCTGGATATCCTCCTGGCCCGGCGCAATCGCGCCATCGCTTTCCGTGCGTTGCCTTCTTTCCCGGCCATCCGCCGCGACATCGCGATGATTGTCCCTGAGGCGACCACACACGAAGCGGTCGTGCAAGCCGTTAAACAGGCCAAACCAGCGAACCTTGAGTCAGTCGAATTATTCGATGTGTTTCGAGGGAAAAATGTTCCGGCCGGTCAGAAAAGCATGGCTTATGCGTTTACCTATCGAAGCCCGGAACGGACGCTAACCGACACGGAAGCAAACCTGGCGCACCAGAAAGTCACCGAACAACTCAAGCAAAAGCTCCACGCCACGGTGCGGGCATAGGAGTAGGATTTGGTTTGGAGATTTGGTTTTGGAACTTGGCAACGGGAAACACCCTGCCGCCAAGCCACTTACATCGAATTGTTACTGTTCTTAGACTTTCGAATGACGCTGGCGTAAGTTGGTGGTGCGTATGATTGTTTCCGTTACTCAACCCCCTGCAGCCGAGCGCAAGAGTTCCTTGCCGAAGGTGAAGCGCTACATGGGCGAGGTGGTGTATATCTACGCATTTGACATGGCCTACGAGATGGTGCGTCAGCCAGTCCGGGAGTTGCTCGGCCAACCTGTCGCCCAATTCTCGGTGGATGCCAGCAAACGCAGTCCGCGTCATTTGTTCTTTTACCGCCCACAAATGGTGCGGCTACCCCCGCTCGAGAGAATTGGCTCCAATGGACCGGTGCGTATCGAGCGTGGGATAAAGATTCTGCCGGTGGGCGCCATCAGCGTCACGATTCGTGTTCCGTTCGAAGTGGGACAGGTCGAGGACCTGGTGGATTACCATGATCTCCAGTTCAGCAATGGCTCGTTGAATGAGGAAGTCCGGCGTCTGGCCGAGGAGGTTCGGCGCGAGCTGGCTCCATTCTACATCCGCCCGGTGGCCAACCTGGCCGAGGAAGAGGCCTATACCGTTTTTTGCATTAACTCGCCCTTATTGACCGAAGACGGCGCCCCGCTGCGGACAGAGAACTGGCTGCAGGCCAACCGGCGGTCAGTGGCTTCCCTGCTAACCCAGGAGCCGGATATCGACCATTTGTCGAAGCAAGAGGCCGAGGAATCCACGGGCCGGTACTTGAGCTACTACGAACACGACCTGGTGGTGGTGGACTGGGACGCGGCGCTTATCCTGGACGAGCGGCAAAACTTCGACGAAACGCTTTATGTGATGGAGTTGGCGAATTTGCAACTCGCCGAGCTCGAGGCCTACGACCGGCTGCTGGATGACTCGCTCGAAAGAGCTTATCGGGACCTGACGGGCCGTTCATTCCGGCTCCGGACCAGTATTTTGAGGGAGTTGCGCGAGATTCGCATTGATCTGGCTCGCTTCAGCGATGAACTATCGAACATCACCAAATTCTTTGGCGATTGGCACCTGGCCCGCATTTACGAGAATGTCTCCGCTCGCTTTCACCTGGTGGACTGGCACCGCACGATTGATGGCAAACTCCAGACGCTGGACGACCTGTATCAACTGCTCAATCACGATCAAAACAATCGATGGATGTTGCTGCTCGAGGTGACCATTGTGCTCCTGTTTGTAATCGACCTGGTCATCCTGTTTTTTGGTGTCAAGGCGAGGTAAGGTCCATTCGCGTTTGGCTGGCTTTTTAGAGCCAGCTTTCGCGACAACCCCAATCCTCGCCGGCTTTCCGCCAGTTGCAAATCCGGGTCGATTTCCTCTGGGTAGGCCGCTGTGTAAGCCAGCGCCATTTGGAGGAGAGCTGCCTCATCTTCGCCCCCCGAGTCCGCGCTACCGGACCATCAGGCCTACGGCGTCAGTTAATGGTTGGACCAGCGAGTTGGGGGCGAAGCCGAGCAGAACGACCCCAAGCGCCAGAACAGTGACCAGCACCTGGGTGATAACGGGCGTGGTGGCAACCGCGACAGGGCCTGGGGCGTCCGTCACGTAAATGCGTTTGAGCACCTGGAGATAGTAATAGAGTGAGACCGCGCTCATGGCCAAGGCCAGCACCACCAGCCAAAGCAAACCCAAATCGGAGTGGCCCGTTGCCAGCGCTGCGCTGAAGAGGTAAAACTTGCCGAAAAAACCTGCCAACGGAGGGATACCTGCCAGCGAAAGCATAAAAATAAGCATCGCAAAAGCCAATAAGGGGGCGCGACGGCCAAGGCCGGCGAAATCAGCGAGGGTGTCGCCGCCGGTTTGGTGTTTCACCACCGAGACGACGCCGAAGGCGCCCAGGGTAGCCAGGCCGTAGGTCACAACGTAATAGACCAGGGCGGCCATACCAGCCATCGAGTGGCTCATCACGCCCAGCAGCATGTAACCGGCATGGGCAATAGCAGAGTAAGCCAGCAAACGCCTGACGCTGCTTTGGACGATAGCCGCCAGATTGCCTAGCACCATCGAAACTGCGGCCACAATGGCAAGCACCGGCACCCACCCCGGCACGTAGGCATGCCAGGCGCCGCTTCCCTCTGCGCCTTTGAACCCGAGCATCATCACACGAGCGAAAATAAAAAAACCAGCCACTTTCGAGGCAGACGCGATAAACGCGGCGCTGGGGACAGGCGCGCCTTCATAGGTGTCCGGGGCCCAGAGATGAAATGGGGCAGCGGCAACTTTGAAGCCAAACCCGATAACGGTCATGACAATGGCCAGGGCTAGAAGCGGGTCAAGCCCCGGCCCTTGTATGGCCGCGCCGATGCCAGCCAGGCTCGTCGCGCCGGACAATCCGTAGAGCAAGCTCAAGCCAAAAAGGGTAACCGCGGCTGAGAGGCCGCCAAAGAGGAAGTACTTGAGCGCGGCTTCCGCCGAGAACCGGCTGCGCTTGTTAAAAGCCGTCAGCACATAAAGCGAGAGGCTGGTTAATTCAAGTG
Encoded here:
- the pheT gene encoding phenylalanine--tRNA ligase subunit beta codes for the protein MKVTLNWLKQYIDFDWSAEHLAERLTMLGIEVEGVQKLGGEFDGIVVAEVLACDKHPNADKLSLCRVNDGGGERQIVCGAHNFKVGDKVPLILPGHTLPAKPGGAPLTIKVGKIRGVESQGMMCSPQELGLADDTEGLLILRPDARVGQPFAEYLGRPGTDVVYDLEITPNRPDLNSVIGIAREIAAATGNQLRMPETGDAEKQGAPGTTPATPRVSDLVAVRIEDPKLCPRYAARVIQGVSIAPSPDWLRNTLEMVGVRSINNVVDVTNYVMLETGQPLHAFDYHLLATTGSMPAIVVRRAREGEKFITLDGQERALTSEMLLIADETKPVALAGVMGGQNSEIHLNTKDVLIESAYFKPQNIRATSKKLELRTESSYRFERGGDVSICDWASRRAAHLIVQTAGGTLAAGVVDAYPKPAALRDVRLRHEKVNALLGTTLSPEQIEEYMGQLELKPFGRKPRPVGAPQSPLEPSSFRIPSFRVDLKREVDLIEEVARLYGVDKIPATPPRGALGSNPYDSVHDELSGVRQILTGLGLFEAQGQTLISDAAARLVATEGIVPLANPLSSDMNVLRPSLLPGLLEALRHNSNHHNHEVALFEMGRVFSNAASAPSSTSGPAGAPAAEVREERRLAVALTGRRNPLFWTGAEREEKLDAYDLKGVLEQFFEQFGLRGVSYARRAESSAVFIESATITLGRFQLGELGQLRPALAKAYDLRDPVLLAELNLDILLARRNRAIAFRALPSFPAIRRDIAMIVPEATTHEAVVQAVKQAKPANLESVELFDVFRGKNVPAGQKSMAYAFTYRSPERTLTDTEANLAHQKVTEQLKQKLHATVRA
- a CDS encoding NADH-quinone oxidoreductase subunit N, which produces MSYLEILKVAMPEMILVVTVLVVLSADLLSLGGLDLRFRALIGAMISSAGCLAAIGWMLALPQQANLMDGLLVLDPLNRVVKIALLGLTVCALVLSIDADFTPHMGEYFALVLLAAIGMIFLVSAQDILMIFLSLELTSLSLYVLTAFNKRSRFSAEAALKYFLFGGLSAAVTLFGLSLLYGLSGATSLAGIGAAIQGPGLDPLLALAIVMTVIGFGFKVAAAPFHLWAPDTYEGAPVPSAAFIASASKVAGFFIFARVMMLGFKGAEGSGAWHAYVPGWVPVLAIVAAVSMVLGNLAAIVQSSVRRLLAYSAIAHAGYMLLGVMSHSMAGMAALVYYVVTYGLATLGAFGVVSVVKHQTGGDTLADFAGLGRRAPLLAFAMLIFMLSLAGIPPLAGFFGKFYLFSAALATGHSDLGLLWLVVLALAMSAVSLYYYLQVLKRIYVTDAPGPVAVATTPVITQVLVTVLALGVVLLGFAPNSLVQPLTDAVGLMVR